The following coding sequences are from one Sesamum indicum cultivar Zhongzhi No. 13 linkage group LG11, S_indicum_v1.0, whole genome shotgun sequence window:
- the LOC105173550 gene encoding protein DETOXIFICATION 52-like: MRVSLNPTTLNYFYFTMCNPNPLPDHNKHPPPPPPQCHLYLDLISVATTFKHQETAKPPPSQISSLPSAAEILTEAKALLSLAFPIALTALILYSRSMLSMLFLGHLGDIELAAGSLAIAFANITGYSVLSGLALGMEPLCAQAFGAQRPKLLSLTLQRAVVFLLVCSVPITFLWLNISSILLYLHQDPSITRLAHTYLAFSIPDLITNSFIHPIRIYLRAQGITHPLTLASLVGTAFHLPINYLLVSRLRLGVAGVAAASASSNLVVLLALVIYVWARGLHVPTWTKPSLKCLTGWGPLVRLAAPSCVSVCLEWWWYEIMIVLCGLLVDPKATVASMGVLIQTTSLLYVFPSSLSLAVSTRVGNELGANRPKNARVSTIVSIFLAGVMGLSAMTFATSMRNRWAQMYTNDLNIVRLTSAALPILGLCELGNCPQTVGCGVVRGTARPSTAANVNLGAFYLVGMPVAIGLGFLLGVGFCGLWIGLLSAQVCCAGLMLYVVGTTNWEYQAMRAQLLTCAGCSETTLPRDGDENDSEPLISVRVTSP, encoded by the coding sequence ATGAGAGTATCTCTCAACCCAACCACACTCAATTATTTCTACTTCACTATGTGCAATCCCAATCCCCTTCCCGATCACAACAAACACCCTCCGCCACCGCCGCCCCAGTGCCACCTCTATCTTGATCTGATATCTGTTGCCACCACCTTCAAGCACCAAGAAACCGCCAAACCGCCGCCGTCCCAGATCAGCAGCCTCCCCTCCGCCGCTGAGATTCTCACCGAGGCTAAAGCTCTTCTCAGCTTAGCTTTCCCCATAGCTTTGACGGCCCTTATTCTATACTCCCGCTCCATGCTGTCCATGCTGTTTCTGGGCCACCTTGGAGACATCGAACTGGCGGCTGGCTCGCTAGCTATCGCCTTCGCCAACATCACCGGCTACTCAGTGCTCTCCGGGTTGGCTCTTGGAATGGAGCCGCTCTGCGCTCAAGCCTTCGGCGCTCAGCGGCCGAAGCTGCTCTCTTTGACTCTCCAGAGGGCTGTTGTTTTTCTCCTCGTCTGCTCTGTTCCAATCACTTTTCTTTGGCTCAACATTTCCAGCATTCTTCTGTATTTGCACCAGGACCCCAGTATCACTAGATTGGCCCACACATATCTTGCCTTTTCGATCCCTGATCTTATCACTAATTCCTTTATCCACCCCATTAGGATTTACCTTCGGGCTCAAGGTATCACTCACCCCCTCACCCTGGCTTCTCTTGTTGGGACGGCTTTCCACCTGCCCATCAACTACTTGCTCGTTTCGCGCCTCCGTCTCGGCGTGGCCGGTGTGGCGGCTGCCTCCGCCTCCTCCAACTTGGTTGTGCTTCTGGCGCTGGTCATCTACGTCTGGGCTCGTGGGTTGCACGTGCCGACGTGGACCAAGCCAAGCCTCAAGTGCTTGACGGGTTGGGGGCCGCTTGTTCGGCTGGCCGCGCCGAGCTGCGTTTCGGTGTGCCTTGAGTGGTGGTGGTACGAGATCATGATAGTGCTGTGTGGGCTCTTGGTGGACCCCAAGGCCACGGTGGCGTCGATGGGGGTGCTGATCCAAACGACGTCGTTGCTCTACGTGTTCCCATCTTCACTAAGCCTAGCGGTTTCCACCCGTGTCGGAAATGAGCTCGGAGCAAACCGACCCAAAAACGCCCGGGTCTCCACCATCGTATCCATCTTTCTAGCGGGCGTAATGGGCCTATCAGCTATGACGTTCGCGACGTCGATGAGAAACCGGTGGGCCCAAATGTACACCAACGATCTCAACATCGTGCGGCTGACGTCCGCCGCGCTACCGATCCTGGGGCTGTGCGAGCTCGGGAACTGCCCGCAGACCGTCGGATGCGGTGTGGTGCGGGGGACAGCCCGCCCCTCCACCGCAGCTAATGTGAACCTCGGCGCATTCTATCTGGTGGGCATGCCAGTGGCAATCGGGCTTGGGTTCCTACTGGGGGTCGGGTTCTGCGGGCTCTGGATTGGGCTTCTCTCGGCCCAAGTATGCTGCGCTGGGCTGATGCTGTATGTGGTGGGGACCACAAACTGGGAGTACCAGGCCATGAGAGCACAGCTGCTCACGTGCGCAGGATGTAGTGAAACAACGTTGCCTCGTGATGGTGACGAGAATGACAGCGAGCCCTTGATTTCCGTTAGGGTGACGTCACCGTGA